DNA from Cutibacterium acnes:
CACACGCGTCCTTACCGTCTACGGTGGGGTTGGTTATGAGTCGCAGATTGACGCACTTAAAGCGGGGGTCGATGTTGTCGTCGGTACTCCTGGACGCCTTCTTGACCTATCCCAGCGCAAGGACCTCGATCTGTCCCATGAGCGCATCGTCGTCCTTGACGAGGCCGACGAGATGCTCGATCTCGGCTTCCTGCCTGACGTCGAGAATCTCATCGGACGCACTCCAGCCTCTCGCCAGACGATGCTGTTTTCGGCCACTATGCCGGCCCCGATTATGGCCCTAGCCCGGTCCCAACTGCGTCGTCCGGTGCACGTCCGCGCCGAAGGAGCCGACACCCAGACCACGGTGCCCGACACCCAGCAGTTTGTATACCAGGCCCATCCCCTCGACAAGATTGAGATCATTGGACGCATTCTGCAGGCCAACGACGTCGAAAAGGTCATTATCTTCTGCCGCACCAAGCGTGCATGCCAGCGGCTTTCTGACGACCTCGACGACCGCGGTTTCAAAACCCGCGCCATCCACGGTGATCTCACGCAGGTCGCGCGTGAAAAGGCGCTCAAGAAATTCCGTCATGGCGAGGCGACCATCCTGGTGGCGACCGATGTCGCTGCCCGTGGCATTGACGTCACCGGGGTGTCCCACGTCATCAACCATGAATGTCCCGAAGACGAGAAAACATACGTCCACCGCATTGGTCGCACCGGCCGCGCGGGTGCCAAAGGCCTCGCCGTCACCCTCGTAGATTGGGCTGACGTCACCCGCTGGAAGCTCATCAACAAGGCCCTCAACCTCGAGCTGTCCGAGCCAGTCGAAACTTATTCCACCTCCCCCCACCTCTACACCGATCTCGACATACCCGAGGACGCTCAGGGACAGATCATCGATCCTGAGAAGGCCGCTACCGAGAAGAAACGGCGACAGCATCGCCACGGCCACGATGGCTCCCACCACGAGAAGGCCACACGGCGGCACTCCCGTGATGCTTCCAAGGATGGAGATAAAGCGCGGCGAAAGCGCATTCGCCGCCGCAACGGCAAAGTAGTCAGGGGCTCCTCACCCAACCCCGTGGCCCAGCCACCTCACCAGAAAGCAAACCAAAACCGACACGCAGCAAACAGCAACCATCACGATATAGTCGCCGGCCCGCGCGAGGCGCGGCCGAGACACCGACGCGCCCGGAATGCCCTGCACAACCGACCATCAAACAGGCTGTAACGATCACGTCTGATCCACAATTTGTGCGGGCAGATGCCCACGGAGTGACCGCATCACCCCCTACACTGAACAAAATGCGCGGCGTTTCCGGTTCACCGGAACACCACGTGCAGCCTAATCAGTCGTACTGGAAGGTCGATGATGACCCATACAACCCAGCGATCACACGAGGGCAATCCGCAAGGCCCCAAGGTCACCGCGACCCGTGACGATCCCCGAGCCGCCACAATTGAAGAGATCCAACCGATCGTCGATCGCGGCGACCAAGGTTATGCCGAGACCCTGACCAATCGCCAGGTCCAGATGATGGCGATTGGCGGGGCGATCGGGGTCGGTCTCTTTCTTGGAGCAGGGAGCCGCCTGCGCAGTGCCGGACCAGCGGTCCTCATCTCCTACGCGTTCTGCGCGGTCATCGCCTTCCTCGTCATGCGAGCGCTCGGCGAGTTGGTCATTCACCGCCCCTCTAGTGGTTCTTTTGTGTCCTATGCCCGGGAACTTCTTGGCGATCGCTGGGCCTATGCCGTTGGCTGGATGTACATGCTGAACTGGATGACATCGGGCATCGCTGAGTTGACCGCCATCGGTACCTATCTGCAATTCTGGTGGCCCAGCCTGTTGATGTGGGTACCCTCACTTGTCGCCTTGATGATCCTCGTGTCGGTCAATCTCATCAGTGTTAAGGCATTCGGAGAATTCGAGTTCTGGGCGGCGTTGCTCAAGGTTGTGGCTTTGACAGCGTTTATCATCGTGGCCATCGGCCTAGTGGCCTCCCATGTCAACGTCGGTGGGCACCGAGCGGCGGTGTCGAACCTATGGAGATTCGACGGCGGATTCGCCCCACAGGGGGTTCTGCCCCTCATCCTGGTCATCCAAGGCGTCATCTTCGCCTATGCCACCATCGAGTTAGTGGGCACCGCCTCCGGGGAGACGCAGAATCCCCGCAAAGTTATCCCCAAAGCCGTCCATGCGGTTGTCTTCCGGCTCGTTGTGTTCTACCTAGGGTCCTTGGCCTTGCTGGCCATGTTGCTACCGTATAAGGAATACTCCGCCGATGAATCGCCCTTCGTTACGGCATTCTCGGCCATGGGAGTGGGATGGATAGGCGACGCCATGAATATCGTCGTCATCACCGCTGCGTTCTCCTCAGTGAACTCCGGGCTGTATGCGACGGGTCGAGTCCTCAAATCGCTGGCGGCCGCGGGAGAAGCTCCAAAATTCGCGGGTACTCTCAACCGATTCAAGACACCCTCCGGTGGCATCCTTATGACCGCCAGCGTTTTCCTACTGGGGGTGGGACTCGAGTACGTCGTTCCCGAGCGTGCCTTCGAGATATCCATTAACACGGCTGCGGTCGGTGTCATCTGGACGTGGGCGACGATCTTCTGGTGCCAGTTGGTGTTGCGCCGACAAGTGAATGAGGGTCGGATCACAGATTCGGGTTTCCATATGCCGGGTTACCCAATTACGGGTATCTTCGGAATCGTCAGCTTGGCCGGGGTGACGGCCCTCATGGTGCTCGATCCCCAGAACCGAATTGTACTGGCTGCATCCCTGGTGTACATCGCCGTTATGCTCGTCGCCTGGCCAGCCGTTAAACGCAACAAGGCGCGCCATCCCGAGCTCAACGCCCAGGAAGACATCACTTTTTGACGAGGTCCCACACCATGAGGCTGCTGGCACACTGGTGCGCGATAAGACTACGAAACAACTCCCTTAGTACACCATTTTCATAGCTTCGCGCACCTCCGCCAACGTCTGGTCAGCTACCGCAGCGGCCTTCGCATTACCATCACGAAGAACCTCACGAAGGTGACCCTCATCAGCTGCCAGTTCGGCACGACGCTCTCGAATGGGGGCGAAATAGTCGTTGAGGGAAGCGGTGAGACGTTTCTTGAGAGTGCCAGAGCCACCATCACCAATTTCCTCAGCGATGGTAGCCGGATCATCGTGTTCGCACAGGGCGGTGAGCAGCAGCAGGTTGGAGACCTCCGGGCGGTTCTCCGGATCCCACGTGATGTGACGATCAGCGTCGGTCTTGGCCTTCTTGATAAGCTTTGCGGTCTGATCTGCGGTCATACCGAGCTCGATGGCATTACCCTTCGACTTGCTCATCTTGGTGCCGTCCAAGCCGAGAACGTGCGGGGTCGCCGACAACAATGCTTCAGGCTCGGGAAAGACGGGCTTGGAGGCCTCGGCGCGCCCGTACCGCTCGTCGAAACGACGCGCGATGACACGGGTCTGCTCGATGTGGGGAAGCTGATCACGCCCGACGGGAACAAGGTTCGCCTTACAGAAGAGGATGTCAGCGGCCTGATGTACAGGGAAGGTGAGCATGAGACCGGACATCGGACGCTCTGACGTAGCCAACTCGTCCTTGACAGTCGGATTGCGACGCAGCTCAGCGTCAGTCACCAAGGACAAAAAGGGCAACAGCAGCTGGTTGAGAGCTGGCAGCGCTGAGTGGGTGAAAATCGTGGTAAGCGCTGGGTCAATGCCGATTGCCAGGTAATCGGCGACATTCGACATAACATTGGCCTGCAGGTCACCGACCCCGTCGCGGTCATAGATAACCTGGTAGTCAGCGACGACAAGGAAAGACTCAATGCCCTTGCTCTGCAGGCGTACCCGATTCGCCAGCGACCCGAAGTAGTGACCGATATGCAGGCTGCCAGTAGGACGGTCCCCGGTAAGAATGCGCCACTTGTCGGGATGGACCGCCAAATCAGCCTCGACCTTGTCACTGCGAGCCTGGGAACGCGCCAAAGTGGCCGCGTTCGAGCCAATCCCGGGGACGTCGCTAGTCATCGTTAATCCTTCCTCGCCGCTCGCTCCCGGCGACGAGGAGACGCCGCCAGGCAAGGCGGCCATCACAATGTCAGTGCCGCACGCAGCGACGCCACCACGAGGTGGCAATCGCAGGTGCACTCGTCATAGTGGTCACTGTAGCAGTCTCACCGGACGCGAAGGACTCCACCGCGCAGCTGAATCCTCGTCACCAGCTCTCGATACGCAGTCTCACGGGTCACATTGCACCCCAACTGGTGATCCTTTTTGCCGGACCCGTGATAATCACTTGCGCCAGTCCGGACCAATCCGAGCCTTCCGCCTAAGTCGAAAAGCATCCGACGAGCGACCTGGTCATGATCTTGATGCTCGACTTCAATCCCGTCCAGCTGGTGGTACGCCGACAGGGACGCGATCACCTGCGGGGTGAGATCCTGCTGCGCTCCTCTTCCCCACGGATGGGCGAGCACAGCAACACCACCGGCATTGTGGATGAGGTCAATGCCTTCCTCTAGTGCCACGCTGCGCCTTGGCACATAGGCCGGTTTTCCGTCTGACAACCAGTCGCGGAAGGCTTCATCACGGTCCTCGACATATCCCTTAGCCACCATTGCATCCGCGACATGAGGGCGACCCAGGCTGGAAGCAGACCCGGAGGTCCGGTGCACATCGTCAATTGTTACCGTCATCCCGGCGTCAGACAGCCGTTGACAGATAGCGTCTAGACGTCCTGCTCGCGATGCTCGGGTGGCCTGCAGTTCCCTACCTAATACCGGATCGTCGGGACGGGCCCCGTAACCGAGCAGATGCACGTCTCGGCCGCCGATATGACATGTCATCTCGAAGCCGGGCAGCAGCCGGACACCAAAACGCTGTCCGGCAGCCTGGGCCTCCTCCAGCCCATCAAAGGTGTCGTGATCGGTCAGGGCGACAACGTCTAAACCACTCCCGGCAGCTTTCATCATGAGGCGGGTCGGTGAGTCTGTCCCGTCTGAGATCGTGGAGTGGGTGTGAAGATCAATTCTCACAATGTGACCTCCTGGCCCACGGCGGACCGTAGATCACTGACCATCACGACGCAGTGCGCTAGATCCGGATTTGCCGCTATCGACTTCACAATACGACCACCGTCTGCCAGAACATTGTCTGTTCCAATCACAACGGCGCGTCGGGTCGCGTCCGACATCACTCGCAACAAATCTTCTCGCAAACTCGCCCGCACTCTGGCATCCGTCGGACGATCCTGCGGAAGCTGCTCGACGAGCCTGGTGAGGCGAATCATGTCGACGCGGCGGGCCAGCGTCAGATAAGCATCCGCAACCTCGTCAAGAGGGTGG
Protein-coding regions in this window:
- a CDS encoding DEAD/DEAH box helicase is translated as MRGKMIDGVSNAYLRWSTPDVALNDVTRTTPGLDGPTHEEAKTLTETTVSVPTSFADLGVREDICQALEGVGIVSPFPIQAMSIPIAVEGTDLIGQARTGTGKTLAFGITILQRITLPGDEGWEELTTKGKPQALVMCPTRELALQVSKDISTAASVRGTRVLTVYGGVGYESQIDALKAGVDVVVGTPGRLLDLSQRKDLDLSHERIVVLDEADEMLDLGFLPDVENLIGRTPASRQTMLFSATMPAPIMALARSQLRRPVHVRAEGADTQTTVPDTQQFVYQAHPLDKIEIIGRILQANDVEKVIIFCRTKRACQRLSDDLDDRGFKTRAIHGDLTQVAREKALKKFRHGEATILVATDVAARGIDVTGVSHVINHECPEDEKTYVHRIGRTGRAGAKGLAVTLVDWADVTRWKLINKALNLELSEPVETYSTSPHLYTDLDIPEDAQGQIIDPEKAATEKKRRQHRHGHDGSHHEKATRRHSRDASKDGDKARRKRIRRRNGKVVRGSSPNPVAQPPHQKANQNRHAANSNHHDIVAGPREARPRHRRARNALHNRPSNRL
- a CDS encoding amino acid permease; the protein is MMTHTTQRSHEGNPQGPKVTATRDDPRAATIEEIQPIVDRGDQGYAETLTNRQVQMMAIGGAIGVGLFLGAGSRLRSAGPAVLISYAFCAVIAFLVMRALGELVIHRPSSGSFVSYARELLGDRWAYAVGWMYMLNWMTSGIAELTAIGTYLQFWWPSLLMWVPSLVALMILVSVNLISVKAFGEFEFWAALLKVVALTAFIIVAIGLVASHVNVGGHRAAVSNLWRFDGGFAPQGVLPLILVIQGVIFAYATIELVGTASGETQNPRKVIPKAVHAVVFRLVVFYLGSLALLAMLLPYKEYSADESPFVTAFSAMGVGWIGDAMNIVVITAAFSSVNSGLYATGRVLKSLAAAGEAPKFAGTLNRFKTPSGGILMTASVFLLGVGLEYVVPERAFEISINTAAVGVIWTWATIFWCQLVLRRQVNEGRITDSGFHMPGYPITGIFGIVSLAGVTALMVLDPQNRIVLAASLVYIAVMLVAWPAVKRNKARHPELNAQEDITF
- the trpS gene encoding tryptophan--tRNA ligase; translation: MAALPGGVSSSPGASGEEGLTMTSDVPGIGSNAATLARSQARSDKVEADLAVHPDKWRILTGDRPTGSLHIGHYFGSLANRVRLQSKGIESFLVVADYQVIYDRDGVGDLQANVMSNVADYLAIGIDPALTTIFTHSALPALNQLLLPFLSLVTDAELRRNPTVKDELATSERPMSGLMLTFPVHQAADILFCKANLVPVGRDQLPHIEQTRVIARRFDERYGRAEASKPVFPEPEALLSATPHVLGLDGTKMSKSKGNAIELGMTADQTAKLIKKAKTDADRHITWDPENRPEVSNLLLLTALCEHDDPATIAEEIGDGGSGTLKKRLTASLNDYFAPIRERRAELAADEGHLREVLRDGNAKAAAVADQTLAEVREAMKMVY
- a CDS encoding PHP domain-containing protein encodes the protein MDLHTHSTISDGTDSPTRLMMKAAGSGLDVVALTDHDTFDGLEEAQAAGQRFGVRLLPGFEMTCHIGGRDVHLLGYGARPDDPVLGRELQATRASRAGRLDAICQRLSDAGMTVTIDDVHRTSGSASSLGRPHVADAMVAKGYVEDRDEAFRDWLSDGKPAYVPRRSVALEEGIDLIHNAGGVAVLAHPWGRGAQQDLTPQVIASLSAYHQLDGIEVEHQDHDQVARRMLFDLGGRLGLVRTGASDYHGSGKKDHQLGCNVTRETAYRELVTRIQLRGGVLRVR